In the Sandaracinus amylolyticus genome, TCGTCCTCCAGATCGTCTTCGTCAACCTGCTGCTTTCGGGGTCGACGGACTTCGTCGAGAGCTGGTCTCGCTACACGCAATTCGGATCGTTTGCCGGCTACTTCGCGGTCGGTGTGTGGATCGGCCGTCGACGGCTCGCGACGGCGAACCGACGCGTGCACGAGCGAGTCGCGGCGGGCGTTGCGATCCTCGCGGCGACGCCGCTCTTGTTCGCGCACGGAGCGAGCTCGGTCGACTCCCTCACCGGGCTCCGTGGAACGCTCATCGCGGTGTGCACGCTGCTGCTCGTGGCGAGCGTTGCAGAGATCGACCTGCGCGGAGGCGCGGCCCGCGCGGCGGAGGTGCTCGGTGACGTGAGCTATCCGGTCTACCTACTGCATCCCGTCGTGTTCGCTCTGATGAGGTCGCGACGAGTGCTCGGTGGGTTCGCCGATGTTCACCCGATCATGTTCGCAGCGGTCGTGCTGGCGACATCCCTCGCCGTCGCAGTGGTCGTGCATCGACGAATCGAGACGCCGCTCGTGCAGCGCCTGAGAGCGGCGGTCGGTTGACGAGGTCGCCGCGGTCCGTTCAGGCTCGCGTCGTTTCGAGCGGGCCGTACGCGCGATAGAGCGCGGACGCCATGCGCAGGTCCTCGGGCTCGTCGATGTCGACCGCACGATGCCACGGCATCGCGTGGAACCGGTGATCGGGCCCGTAGAACGTGCGCGCTTCGAGGAGCGCTTCGGTTCTCGCGATCCACGTCGCCCCGGTCGGGCAGTAGATCGACTCGAGATCCTGAGAGCGCTTGAGGCGCTCCGACGGGAAGAGCGGCGCGGGACGGCCCTCCGCGTCCAGCCGCACTGCCCACCATGCGTGCGCCCATCCCAGGTCGAAGCACGAGATCTGGAACCGCGCGCCGGAGCGTTCGAAGTGCTCCACTCCATCGCGGATGTCGGCTGCATTGCGCAGCGGGCACGCCGCGAAGAGCTGGACCACGACGTCGCACTCCAGCCCCTCGGCCGCCAGTCGCTCGATCGCGCTGACCGTTGCGAGGCTCACGGGGGAGTGATCGTCCGCGTACGCCTCGCGCAGGAAGGGGACCTCCGCGCCGGATCGCCTCGAGATCTCGGCGATCTCCTCGTCATCCGTGCTGACGATGATGCGATCGAAGAGACCGCATTCGCGTGCCGCGTCGATCGTCCACGAGATCAGCGGCTTTCCTTCGAGCTCGACGACGTTCTTGCGGGGGATGCGCTTCGAGCCGCCGCGCGCGGGGATGATCGCGAACCGACGCTGCGCGCTCATTCGACGACCTCCGCGAGCTGCGCACGCTCGGCGAGCTCCATGACCGTGAGCAAATGGAGTGAGTCGGAGAGCGTCGCTGCGGTGCTCGCGCGACCTGATACGAAATCGAGGAAGTCGATCATCTGCGCTCGATAGAAGTCGAAGGGCACTTCGGGTGCGCGATGGAGCTCGACCGCCGCACCGTCGTAGGGCGTGAATCGCACGACACCGTCGGTGAACGAATAATCGAGCCGCCCGCCGGTGCCCTGGATCCACCCGTGTCGGCGATAGGACGGAGAGAGGTAGTCGAGATCCACCATCACCTGCGCGCCGCGCTGTGTTCGGAGCACGAGAGCAACGCTGTCGTCGACGTCGATCTCGAGATCGGAGAGACGTGCGACATCGCCGGTCACGCTCACGAGGCGACCCATCCAGTGCAGCACGAGATCCAGCTCGTGCGAGATCGTCCGCAACACTCCGCCGCCGAGGTCACGACGCGCCGAGTACTCGGTGCGGTAGTCGGCATCGGGATGGAATTTGGGGAGGTGTTGTCCGAACGACAGCTGCGCGCGCACGATCCGACCGAGCGGCGCACCCTCGCGGGCGAGAAGGTCGTGCACCGCGCGCACGAGCGGGTGGAAGCGCAGGCAGTACGCGACGCGAATGCGATCGGCGGCTGCGATCACCGCCTCGGACAGCTCGTTGCGGTGCGCGACGAGCGGCTTCTCGACCAGCGCGGGGAGGCCGGGCCTCGACGCGATGCGCGCGAGCGCCTCGCCGTGCAGCGCCGTGGGCGTGGCGACGATCACACCGTCCAACGACGACGACCAGAAGCGATCGGCGTCTCGCTCCTCGATCACGAACGAGAGGTCGGTGGGCAGCTCGCGCGTCGCTCCACGGCCGCTGCGCAGGGCGAGGACTCGATCGACACCGAGGTCCTTCAGGCAACGCGCATGGCGACGACCGATCGAGCCCAGCCCGACGACGCCGATGGTGAGGCTCATCGGCGCCCCGCCTCGATCAGCCGCACGATCGTTCGCGTCTCGTCGCGCGCGATCGGAATGGTGCGCTCGGTGATCGACGTCACGAACACGCGGAGCGCTTCGCGGAACGCGGTGAACGAGTCGGAGAACACGAGCGACGCGTCGCCCGCGTTCCCCAGCACGTGGATGCGGATCGCGGAAGGAAGCGACGACGTCGTCGTGAAGCGGACGTCGAGCCCGTCGGGAAGCGTCACGTCGAGATGGTCGAGAGGGCCACGCTGGTGTCGGGTCGTTCGCGCGTCGCCCCACGACGCGGCGGAGAGCTGGGCGACGACCGTCTCGATCCCGTGGACCGCGTAGGTGTCCCAGTACTTCGGGATGATCGCGTGCACGAGGCGCGGCTCGCCGACCTTCGCCGGATCCCAACGGAGCTCCGACGCGTAGCGCAGCGCCGAGCACGAGTAGATCTGACCGTCGTAGCGCTGCATCGCGAGCAACGCGTCGAGGTCGCGCTCGGTGAGCGCGATCGGCTTGTCGACGTAGACGGGCAGCCCCGCTTCGAGGAACGGCCGCGCGAGGCTTGCGTGTTGCGCTGCGTCGTCACGCGCGAGCAGTACGGCGTCGACCTCGCCCACCATCAGCTCGGGACGGTCCACGACGCGCGCGATGCGCGATGCGCGCGCGACGTCCTCTGCAATCGCGCGTTCCTGTGCCCAGACGTGCGTGACGCGCGCGAGAGCGCCGAGCGATTCCTCCGGGAATCTGCGGAGCCGAAGGTACGCCGGAATGGCAGGGAACGGACACGACGCCATGTGCTTGGCGTCGTATCCATTGAAGATCGCCGACCACGAGTACGGGTGACCGTTGCCCTCCGAGAGCCCGAGGATCCCGAGTCGAAGCGTCACGTCAGCTCCAGTTCGTCGGCAGGAGGATTCGTTCGTCGTCGAGCGGGAGCCCGCGCGTCGCGTCCTCGACCGCGCCTACGTCGAACCGACGGGCGGCGGTCCGGAGGTGCTCGCGAAGGTGATCCACTCCGTCCACGCCGACGACGGCGGCATCGATGCCGCCGTGCGACAGCACGAACGCGAGCGCGATCTCGATCGGCGTCGCGTCGAGGTCGGCGGCGACTCTCCCGAGCGCTCGGAGGGTGGGTAGGATTGCTTCGAGCCGCGTCGGCACCCGCTCTGCCGGCAGCGTCAACAACCCTTGCAGGAAGACCGACCGCGCGTGGACCTCGACGCCGCGTGCGCGCAGCTCCGGGAGCAAGGGCTCGAACCGGCGATCGACGACGCTGAAGGGGACCTGCACGAGATCGATCGGGGCTCCCGACCGCAGCACGTCCTCGAGATCCTGGGGCCGGTAGAACGACACGCCGATGCGGGCCGTCCCACCTCGCGCGCGATGCTCCGCGAGCGCCTGGAGGACGGCGGGCTCTCGCCGGAACGTCGCCACGTCGTGGAGAAGCACCGCGTACGGGGTGACGCCGAGCCTTGCGTACGATTCCGAAAGCCGCGCATCGACCTCATCGCCGCGCGTGTTCGCCGGGAGCTTCGTGACGACGCGGAACGCGTGCTGGGGCGGCATGCTCTCGCCGAGCACGCGCTCGCTCTCGCCGTATGCGATGGCAGTGTCGAGCGTGCGCACGCCTGCGTCGTGGGCGTGCGCGAGGATCTCGCGAACCTCGTCGGGCGGGACCTGGCCCCGCTGGTTCGCGATGCCGTAGCCGAGCCCGAACTGCACCGTGCCGAGGGCGAGCTTGGCGATCCGATCCGCCACGCTCACTCCAGCGCGTCCCACGTGAGCCGCGTGCCGCGCGGGAGGTCTCGACGCGCTGTGCGCCCGAGCACCTCGGGCAAGTACTTGGGCGGAAGCCCGTAACCGGGGCGGATCGCGCGGACGTTCTCGCTCGTGAACGCCTCGCCGGCGCGCACGTCCTTCACGATGTAGAGCGAGCGACGGAACGCGACGTTCTTCTCCTCGCTCACTTCGCGCGCGTAGGTGATGTTCCCGACCGCTTCCCACGCGGTGCGGCAGCCCCGTACGAGCTCGCCGAGCTCGGCAGGCTCGAGCGAGAACGCGGAGTCCGGTCCGCCATCGGAGCGCCGCATCGTGACGTGCTTCTCGATGAACGCGGCGCCGAGCGCGACCGCAGCGGCGGCGACCGTCGTGCCGAGCGTGTGATCGGAGAGCCCCGTGACGACGTCGAATGCGTCCGCCATGTGCGGGATGGTCCGCAGGTTCGCGTCGGTCGCCGGCGCCGGGTATGCGCTGATGCAGTGCAGGACGATCAGCTCACGTGCGCCGTTGCTGCGCGCCGTGTCGACCGCCTCCTGGATCTCGCCGAGGTTCGCCATCCCGGTCGAGATGATCATCGGCTTGC is a window encoding:
- a CDS encoding Gfo/Idh/MocA family oxidoreductase, with the translated sequence MTLRLGILGLSEGNGHPYSWSAIFNGYDAKHMASCPFPAIPAYLRLRRFPEESLGALARVTHVWAQERAIAEDVARASRIARVVDRPELMVGEVDAVLLARDDAAQHASLARPFLEAGLPVYVDKPIALTERDLDALLAMQRYDGQIYSCSALRYASELRWDPAKVGEPRLVHAIIPKYWDTYAVHGIETVVAQLSAASWGDARTTRHQRGPLDHLDVTLPDGLDVRFTTTSSLPSAIRIHVLGNAGDASLVFSDSFTAFREALRVFVTSITERTIPIARDETRTIVRLIEAGRR
- a CDS encoding acyltransferase family protein; the encoded protein is METPPKRLLSIDLLRGVCALGVAIYHLASWLDLAHLYNLGLYGVYAFFVISGASMTLAYDGRFARGYSIPKFLALRYARLAPLYVAICVYVVLVALVTGQLDHELLGKAALNVTFLFAFANPGDTSIVVGGWSLGIEFVFYLLFPLLIALSRQRWYPALAAGLVVLQIVFVNLLLSGSTDFVESWSRYTQFGSFAGYFAVGVWIGRRRLATANRRVHERVAAGVAILAATPLLFAHGASSVDSLTGLRGTLIAVCTLLLVASVAEIDLRGGAARAAEVLGDVSYPVYLLHPVVFALMRSRRVLGGFADVHPIMFAAVVLATSLAVAVVVHRRIETPLVQRLRAAVG
- a CDS encoding aldo/keto reductase; translation: MADRIAKLALGTVQFGLGYGIANQRGQVPPDEVREILAHAHDAGVRTLDTAIAYGESERVLGESMPPQHAFRVVTKLPANTRGDEVDARLSESYARLGVTPYAVLLHDVATFRREPAVLQALAEHRARGGTARIGVSFYRPQDLEDVLRSGAPIDLVQVPFSVVDRRFEPLLPELRARGVEVHARSVFLQGLLTLPAERVPTRLEAILPTLRALGRVAADLDATPIEIALAFVLSHGGIDAAVVGVDGVDHLREHLRTAARRFDVGAVEDATRGLPLDDERILLPTNWS
- a CDS encoding cytidylyltransferase domain-containing protein, with product MSAQRRFAIIPARGGSKRIPRKNVVELEGKPLISWTIDAARECGLFDRIIVSTDDEEIAEISRRSGAEVPFLREAYADDHSPVSLATVSAIERLAAEGLECDVVVQLFAACPLRNAADIRDGVEHFERSGARFQISCFDLGWAHAWWAVRLDAEGRPAPLFPSERLKRSQDLESIYCPTGATWIARTEALLEARTFYGPDHRFHAMPWHRAVDIDEPEDLRMASALYRAYGPLETTRA
- the pseI gene encoding pseudaminic acid synthase, whose protein sequence is MRAVTIAGRRISTQDPPYVVAELSANHNGDIGRAFEIMQAAKAAGADAVKLQTYTPDTMTIDAPQEEFQIRGGLWDGYSLYDLYKEAQTPWEWHAPLFAKGRELGLTVFSTPFDESAVDLLEELGAPAYKIASFEAIDLALIARCARTRKPMIISTGMANLGEIQEAVDTARSNGARELIVLHCISAYPAPATDANLRTIPHMADAFDVVTGLSDHTLGTTVAAAAVALGAAFIEKHVTMRRSDGGPDSAFSLEPAELGELVRGCRTAWEAVGNITYAREVSEEKNVAFRRSLYIVKDVRAGEAFTSENVRAIRPGYGLPPKYLPEVLGRTARRDLPRGTRLTWDALE
- a CDS encoding Gfo/Idh/MocA family protein, coding for MSLTIGVVGLGSIGRRHARCLKDLGVDRVLALRSGRGATRELPTDLSFVIEERDADRFWSSSLDGVIVATPTALHGEALARIASRPGLPALVEKPLVAHRNELSEAVIAAADRIRVAYCLRFHPLVRAVHDLLAREGAPLGRIVRAQLSFGQHLPKFHPDADYRTEYSARRDLGGGVLRTISHELDLVLHWMGRLVSVTGDVARLSDLEIDVDDSVALVLRTQRGAQVMVDLDYLSPSYRRHGWIQGTGGRLDYSFTDGVVRFTPYDGAAVELHRAPEVPFDFYRAQMIDFLDFVSGRASTAATLSDSLHLLTVMELAERAQLAEVVE